A single Marinilabiliales bacterium DNA region contains:
- a CDS encoding 50S ribosomal protein L30: MAKIRITQVKSRIGSNQSQKRTLDALGLKRISSSIEAESTPQVLGMVEKVRHLLKVEKIK; the protein is encoded by the coding sequence ATGGCAAAGATTCGGATTACACAGGTAAAGAGCAGGATCGGCAGTAACCAGAGTCAGAAGAGGACCCTGGACGCTTTGGGCCTGAAAAGGATAAGCAGCAGCATCGAAGCTGAATCGACGCCCCAGGTATTGGGCATGGTTGAGAAGGTGCGTCATTTGCTTAAGGTCGAAAAGATAAAATAA